The sequence CAACATCGTCGTGCGCGGCCGCGACCAGGTGATGCTCAAGGTCGTTGTCGGCGAGGTGCGCCGCGACATCGTCAAGCAGCTCGGCGTCGACCTCAGCGCCAGCCTGAACGCCGGCACCGCGGTGGTCAACTTCAATAATTCCAATCCGTTCTCGGTCTCGGGTGGACCGATCGTCGGCAGCAACGGGCTCGGCGTCGCCGGCCTCGCCAAGGGCGTCGCCACCGTCAGCGCCACGATGCGCGCCATGGAAAGCGCCGGCGTCATGCGCACGCTCGCCGAGCCGAGCCTGACCGCGATCTCGGGCGAATCCGCCACCTTCATCGCCGGCGGCGAATTCCCGATTCCCGCAGGCTATTCCTGCGATCCCGTCACCCACGTCTGTACCACCCAGATCACCTACAAAAAGTTCGGCATCTCCTTGAACTTCACTCCGGTCGTGCTCAGCGAAGGCCGCATCAGCCTGCGCGTGATGACCGAGGTCTCGGAGTTGTCGAATACCAACGCGATCACGCTGACCCAGGCGCTTTCCTCGACCTCGAGCAACTCGGTCACCATCCCGTCGATCCAGACCCGCCGCGCCGAAACCACCCTGGAAATTCCCTCCGGCGGCTCGATGGCGATGGCCGGCTTGATCCAGCAGAAGACCAAGCAGGCGATCAACGGCCTGCCCGGCGTCGACCAGATCCCGATCATCGGCGCGCTGTTCCGCAGCCAGGACTTCGTCAACAACGAGACCGAGCTGATGGTGATCGTGACGCCCTATGTGGTGCGCGCGGTCGCCCAGAAGGAATTGTCGCGCCCCGACGACGGCTTCGCGCCCGCCTCCGATGCGCAGACCGCACTGCTCGGCCGCATGAACCGCCTCTACGGCGTCACGCGGCGGGTCGATCCGATCAACGGCGCGCCCGGCGATTTCGGCTTCATCATCGATTGAAGACGAACGGACGGGTTTGGGAAGCGGGACGGGAATTCGGGGCGAGGAGAAGAAGCGATGACGAAAACGATGACCGATCGACGTCGCAATTTGAGCATCGCGCTGGCGCTGACGGCGCTCTCCGTCATGCTGGGCGCGTGCAACACCGCCGGCGAGATCGTCACTCAGACGGTGCCGACCGATTATCGCCAGCGCCATCCGATCGCGGTGCAGGAAGGCAGGAAATCGATCGTGATCTTCGTCGGCAAGGCGCGCGGCGGCCTTTCGGCTGCGCAGCACGCGGATGTCGCCGGCATCGCCCGGGACTGGATGCGTGAAGGCACCGGCTCCGTCGTCGTCGATGTCCCCGTCGACACCGCGAATTCGCGCGCTGCCGCAGCAACCTATCGGGAAATCCGTGCGGTGCTCGCGTCCGGCGGCGTGCCGTCGCGTGCCATCGTCCAGCATCCCTATCGCCCTGAAGACCCCGGCCTGCTGCCGACGATCCGGTTGAGCTATTCCAAGATCACCGCGACGGCCGGCCCCTGCGGGCTGTGGCCGGAAGACGTCGGTCCGAACATCCTCGATCCCGGCTACAACGAGAACCAGCCGTACTTCAATCTCGGCTGCGCCAGTCAGCGCAATCTCGCGGCGATGATCGACAACCCCGCCGACCTCGAGCAGCCGCGCGCCGAGACGCCCGCCTACACCGCGCGGCGCGACATCGCCTTCGAACGCTATCGCAAGGGCTCGACGACGACCACCACCTATCCCGAGGCCGACAAGGCCAAACTCAGCGATACCGGCAAATGACAGGCATCCACGACGAAGACGCGGACGATCCGCGCCACCCGGACGAACACATCGCGCCGGTTCCCCGGATCTCGGTGCAGGCGTTCTGCGAGACCGAGCAGACGCTCGCCGCGGTGACCGCGGCGGGACAGGATCGGCGTCTCGCCAAGGCGCATCTCACCGCCAAGGACGGTGGCCTTGCCGCGGCGATCGAAGTCTATGAAACCATGCCGACGCCGAACGTGATCGTGATCGAATCCGACGGCACGCGCGACATCCTGGAAGGGCTCGACGACCTCGCCGGCGTGTGCGATCCCGGCACCCGCGTCGTCGTGATAGGCAATCCGAACGACACTGCGCCCTATCGCGAGCTGGTCCGCCGCGGCGTCAACGACTACGTGGTCGGGCCGGTCGAAACCCTCGATGTGGTCCGCTCGATCTGCAGCCTGTTCTCGGCATCCGAAGCCATCATCACCGGCCGCGTCATCGCTGTGGTCGGCGCCAAGGGCGGCGTCGGCGCGTCCACGGTCGCACACAACGTCGCCTGGACCATCGCCCGCGACCTCGCGCTCGATTCGGTGGTGATCGATCTCGACCTCGCCTTCGGCACCGCGAGCCTCGACTACAATCAGGACCCGGTGCAGGGCATCGCCAACGCGGTGCTGTCGCAGGACCGGCCGGACACCGCGCTGCTGGAGCGCCTGCTCGCCAAATGCACCGATCGGCTCAGCCTGTTGGCGGCGCCCGCGACGCTCGACCGCGTCTATGATTTCGGGGCCGAAGCCTTTGACGCCGTGTTCGACACGCTACGCATGACCACGCCCTGCATCGTGCTCGACGTTCCCCACCAATGGTCGGCATGGACGCGGCGCGCGCTGGTCAATGCCGATGACATCGTGATCGTGGCCGAGCCCGACCTCGCCAACTTACGCAACACCAAGAACATGCTGAGCGTGCTGAAGGCGGCGCGGCCGAACGACCGGCCGCCGCTGTACTGCCTCAACCAGGTCGGCATGCACAAGCGCGCCGAGATCGAGGTCAAGGCCTTCGCCAAGACGATGGAGAGCCAGCCGCTCGCAGTGATCCCGTTCGATTCGAAGCTGTTCTCGACCGCCGCCAACAACGGCCAGATGATCGCGGAGGTCGCCAAGAACCACCGCACCACCGCGCTATTCCAGACCATGGCGAACCGCCTCGCCGGTCGCGGCGAGGTGAAGCCGCCGAAGCGCTCGCTGCTCGGACCGCTGCTGAAGAAGCTGAAGGGCAAGTCGGGCCGCAGCTCCGCCCCGCATCGCAAAGCGTCGTAGGCGCACACCAGAAGAGGCGGACTACCTCTCCGCCCGCTGCTGCTTCTTGGCCAGCAGCTCGCGCAGCGCCGTGACCTTGGCCGCGGCCTGGTCCGGCGGCAAATCCGCTTTGACGAGGATTTCGGCCTCGGCCTGACGGCCCTGCAATCCCAGCACGAGTGCGAGATTGGCACGGATCCGCACATCGTTCTGATTGCGCTGATGGGCGCGGCCGAGCACCTGTTCGGCCCGCGGCAGATTGTTCTGGAGCATGTAGGACAGGCCGAGATTGGACAGAACCTGCGGCTCGTCGGGCACGATCTTCAGAGCGCTCGCATAATATTGCTGCGCCTCCTCGTTGCGGCCGAGTTGATCAAGCGCGGCGCCCTGCGCCGACAGGATGCGCCAGTCCGGATCCTCAGGCGAATGTGCGCGGCCGAGAACGTCGAAGGCCTGCTGGAAATTGCCGTTGTCGGCGAGCGCGCGGCCATAGCCGGCGAGCAGCGCCTTGTTTTGGGGAGAGTTGAGCACGGCCTGCTCCAGCACCGCGACCGCCTGCGCGCGCTGACCGGTGTCGCGCAGCGCCTTGCCATAGGCGAGCGCAATTGCGGGATCGCCGGGCTTGGCGCGGTAGCGCTCGCGCAGGGCGTCCAGGTCCGGCCTAGCGTCCGGCTTGGCCTCGGCCTTCGCTTCGGCTCTGGCGCCGAGCGATCCGGTCACGTCCTCGACGCCATTGGTCTGGCAGCCGCCAAGGGTGAGGACCACGAATGCAGAAAGCAGGAACTTCGCCGGAGCAAAGGCGGGAGACGAACGCTTGAACATACTCTGATCACTCGGGCGACTGATCAGAGATGCTGACCGATTAACGCTAAAGCCCGGTTAAGGAGGCGGGCCGAGCCGGCCTCAATCGACGAACTCGGCGCCGAACTCGCAGCCGATGCGCCAGCGCAGACGGCATTGGCGGGAATAATCGGGTGCGAAGATGATGGTGAATTGCGGCGGCACTTCCAAAAATTCCGCCACCACTTTCACGCCGCCGTCCGAAATATCCGTGATGGTGCAATCGCGCGGCAGCGAGCCCGCTCCCAAATGAATCTTGGCAAGCCGGCTGCACACCCGGCGTTCGCTTCTCCGGCGATTTGCAAGCATTTGAACTCTTCACCCGTTAGACCACGGCCCATCCCGCAGGCCTAGGAGTAGCGGACATTCGTTGGAATGTGCTGAGGGCGGAAGCTCGCATTCGAGGCGTAGTGTCCGCGTCGCGTTTACGACTGGTTAAGGGTTGGCTTGGCCCTCGGGGACGTTCCCGTATTGTTCTTGCGAAGCGCCGCGCGCCCTGCTACCCTCGATTGAGCAAAGGGCAGGCTGGTTCGAGCATGGTTCAGCGGGTTTCTACCGTCGCCTTCGAGGGGATCGAGGCCCGCGCGGTCGACGTGCAGGTGCAGGTCGCTCCTGGCCTGCCGGCCTTCGCCATCGTCGGCTTGCCGGACAAGGCGGTGTCAGAGGCGCGCGAGCGGGTCCGCTCGGCCCTGATCGCATCAGGACTGGCGCTGCCGGCGCGGCGGATCATCGTCAATCTGGCGCCGGCCGACCTGCCCAAGGAAGGCAGCCATTACGACCTTCCGATCGCGCTCGGGCTGATGGCGGCGATCGGCGCGATCCCGCCGGATGCGCTGACCGGTTTCACCGTGCTCGGCGAGCTCGGCCTCGATGGCTCGATCGCGCCGGTCGCAGGTGTCCTGCCCGCCGCGATCGGCGCCAATGCGCGCGAGGAGGGCCTGATCTGCCCTGCTGCCTGCGGTTCGGAAGCGGCCTGGGCGAGCCCGGACATCCAGATCATCGCAGCGAGCTCGCTGATCCAGATCGCCAACCATTTCAAGGGTACGCAGGTGCTGTCGCGGCCCTCGCCGAAGGTGCATGAGGCCGCCGCCTCCTCCCTCGACCTGCGCGACATCAAGGGCCAGGAGAGCGCCAAGCGGGCGCTGGAGATCGCGGCGGCCGGCGGGCATCACCTGCTGATGGTCGGCGCGCCCGGCGCCGGCAAATCGATGCTGGCCGCGCGCCTGCCCTCGATCCTGCCGCCGCTGTCGCCCGCAGAACTGCTCGAAGTCTCCATGATCGCGTCGGTGGCCGGCGAGATCGAAGGCGGCGCGCTGACGGCGCGGCGGCCGTTCCGCTCGCCGCATCATTCCGCCAGCATGGCCGCGCTCACCGGCGGCGGCATGCGCGCCAAGCCCGGCGAGATCTCGCTGGCGCACCAGGGCGTGCTGTTCCTCGACGAATTGCCGGAGTTCGATCCGCGCGTGTTGGATTCGCTGCGCCAGCCCTTGGAGAACGGCGAGGTCGCAGTGTCGCGCGCCAATCACCGCGTCACCTACCCTGCCCGCTTCATGCTGGTCGCTGCGATGAATCCCTGCCGCTGCGGCAACGCCTTCGAGCCCGGCTATGCCTGCAAGCGCGGCCGCATCGACCGCTGCACCGGCGACTATCAGGCGCGCATCTCAGGTCCCCTGATGGACCGCATCGACCTGCGCATCGAGGTGCCGGCGGTGACCGCGGCCGATCTGATCCTGCCGCCGCCGGCGGAAGGCTCGGCCGAGGTCGCCGCGCGCGTGGCGGCGGCGCGCGACATCCAGCTGGCGCGCTATGCCGATGCCGGCCTGCCCAAGGTCCGCACCAATGCCGAGGCGCCGGCCTCGGTGCTGGAAGAAATCGCCAAGCCCGATGCGCAGGGCGCCAAACTGTTGCGCGATGCCGCCGAGACCATGCGGCTGTCGGCCCGCGGCTATCACCGCGTGCTGAGGGTCGCGCGCACGCTGGCCGATCTCGACAAATCCGACAAGATCGGCCGGCTGCATCTCGCCGAGGCTTTGTCCTACCGCGCACTCGCGGAGGATGTGCGGCAGCTGGCGTGAACATTTGCGCGCATCAACCCGGCGGTAACGAGTTTCCTTTACGCTCTGCAAACCATAAGGCCCATCAGTTCCCGTACCGGGCCCGGCGAGTAGAGTGTCATGTTGCGTTTCAAGATCCTGGCCTCCGTTGTTCCCCTGTTGGCGGCAGCCGTGTTCGCCCGCGCCGAGATCGGATCGGTCTCGCATCCCTGCATCGCCTTCGGCGACACCTCGGTCGAGCTCACCTCCCTGTTCTGGACCGCCGGCACGCATGTCGCCTTCACCGAGAATCCCGCGCAGGCCACGGTGCGGGTTCAGGTCACCGACAATGCGGACGCTGCGGACTTCGTTGTCGTGGACGACGGCCCCGGCTCGGAAGCGGACAGCTGCCAGGCCGGTCCGTCGAGACGCCTGATCTCGATCGCCGCGCAGCCCGTCGACGGCGGCCAGGTGATCTATCTCTCCACCGACGGGCCGGCCGATTACCGCATCTATGTCCGCTCGAAGACGTTCTCGCAGCGCGAGGCAGCGGCGCTCATCGTCGGCGCCCGCGGCGGCC comes from Bradyrhizobium sp. CCGE-LA001 and encodes:
- a CDS encoding type II and III secretion system protein family protein, which encodes MKFGGDRTGLRIRGKRARSVWKGTMLMLGLLAAPDPVSAGEMPVGDQAPMQAPDLGLSPVSSIASARTRFLALGIGKSVVIDLPREVKDVLVADPKIANAVIRSSQRAYIIGGQVGQTNVVFFSADGQQVAAYDIAVKRDLNGMRTALRQSLPGVQIEGVGDSVMLTGSVSSPVEAQQAGEVAAKLVGGADKVVNNIVVRGRDQVMLKVVVGEVRRDIVKQLGVDLSASLNAGTAVVNFNNSNPFSVSGGPIVGSNGLGVAGLAKGVATVSATMRAMESAGVMRTLAEPSLTAISGESATFIAGGEFPIPAGYSCDPVTHVCTTQITYKKFGISLNFTPVVLSEGRISLRVMTEVSELSNTNAITLTQALSSTSSNSVTIPSIQTRRAETTLEIPSGGSMAMAGLIQQKTKQAINGLPGVDQIPIIGALFRSQDFVNNETELMVIVTPYVVRAVAQKELSRPDDGFAPASDAQTALLGRMNRLYGVTRRVDPINGAPGDFGFIID
- a CDS encoding CpaD family pilus assembly protein, with the protein product MTKTMTDRRRNLSIALALTALSVMLGACNTAGEIVTQTVPTDYRQRHPIAVQEGRKSIVIFVGKARGGLSAAQHADVAGIARDWMREGTGSVVVDVPVDTANSRAAAATYREIRAVLASGGVPSRAIVQHPYRPEDPGLLPTIRLSYSKITATAGPCGLWPEDVGPNILDPGYNENQPYFNLGCASQRNLAAMIDNPADLEQPRAETPAYTARRDIAFERYRKGSTTTTTYPEADKAKLSDTGK
- a CDS encoding AAA family ATPase, whose product is MTGIHDEDADDPRHPDEHIAPVPRISVQAFCETEQTLAAVTAAGQDRRLAKAHLTAKDGGLAAAIEVYETMPTPNVIVIESDGTRDILEGLDDLAGVCDPGTRVVVIGNPNDTAPYRELVRRGVNDYVVGPVETLDVVRSICSLFSASEAIITGRVIAVVGAKGGVGASTVAHNVAWTIARDLALDSVVIDLDLAFGTASLDYNQDPVQGIANAVLSQDRPDTALLERLLAKCTDRLSLLAAPATLDRVYDFGAEAFDAVFDTLRMTTPCIVLDVPHQWSAWTRRALVNADDIVIVAEPDLANLRNTKNMLSVLKAARPNDRPPLYCLNQVGMHKRAEIEVKAFAKTMESQPLAVIPFDSKLFSTAANNGQMIAEVAKNHRTTALFQTMANRLAGRGEVKPPKRSLLGPLLKKLKGKSGRSSAPHRKAS
- a CDS encoding tetratricopeptide repeat protein; its protein translation is MFKRSSPAFAPAKFLLSAFVVLTLGGCQTNGVEDVTGSLGARAEAKAEAKPDARPDLDALRERYRAKPGDPAIALAYGKALRDTGQRAQAVAVLEQAVLNSPQNKALLAGYGRALADNGNFQQAFDVLGRAHSPEDPDWRILSAQGAALDQLGRNEEAQQYYASALKIVPDEPQVLSNLGLSYMLQNNLPRAEQVLGRAHQRNQNDVRIRANLALVLGLQGRQAEAEILVKADLPPDQAAAKVTALRELLAKKQQRAER
- a CDS encoding PilZ domain-containing protein, whose product is MLANRRRSERRVCSRLAKIHLGAGSLPRDCTITDISDGGVKVVAEFLEVPPQFTIIFAPDYSRQCRLRWRIGCEFGAEFVD
- a CDS encoding YifB family Mg chelatase-like AAA ATPase translates to MVQRVSTVAFEGIEARAVDVQVQVAPGLPAFAIVGLPDKAVSEARERVRSALIASGLALPARRIIVNLAPADLPKEGSHYDLPIALGLMAAIGAIPPDALTGFTVLGELGLDGSIAPVAGVLPAAIGANAREEGLICPAACGSEAAWASPDIQIIAASSLIQIANHFKGTQVLSRPSPKVHEAAASSLDLRDIKGQESAKRALEIAAAGGHHLLMVGAPGAGKSMLAARLPSILPPLSPAELLEVSMIASVAGEIEGGALTARRPFRSPHHSASMAALTGGGMRAKPGEISLAHQGVLFLDELPEFDPRVLDSLRQPLENGEVAVSRANHRVTYPARFMLVAAMNPCRCGNAFEPGYACKRGRIDRCTGDYQARISGPLMDRIDLRIEVPAVTAADLILPPPAEGSAEVAARVAAARDIQLARYADAGLPKVRTNAEAPASVLEEIAKPDAQGAKLLRDAAETMRLSARGYHRVLRVARTLADLDKSDKIGRLHLAEALSYRALAEDVRQLA